The Micromonospora sp. Llam0 genome includes a window with the following:
- a CDS encoding glycoside hydrolase family 11 protein, whose amino-acid sequence MSETPGASLTSSRIRLLASAACAALLAVTATGPAGAAHADEARSRPVVTTNQTGSHDGYFYAYWKDMGDSTMVLGPQGQYGARWTGINNWFGGKGWATGGRRTFNYCGTFHPGGNSYLALYGYTTNPLTEYYVVENWGTYRPSGTPMGTVVSEGGTYDIYRVQLGVGSTPYYRYYSVRQQKRSSGTIDTGDHFDAWARAGMHLGTTMGYMIMATEGYQSSGWSHVTVDSVPTGRCAPAPQVPR is encoded by the coding sequence ATGAGCGAGACACCCGGTGCCAGCTTGACGAGCAGCCGGATCAGGCTGCTGGCCAGCGCCGCCTGCGCCGCACTGCTGGCGGTCACCGCGACCGGGCCGGCCGGCGCCGCCCACGCCGACGAAGCCCGTTCCCGCCCAGTGGTCACCACCAACCAGACCGGCAGCCACGACGGCTACTTCTACGCCTACTGGAAGGACATGGGCGACAGCACCATGGTCCTGGGCCCGCAGGGCCAGTACGGTGCCCGGTGGACCGGCATCAACAACTGGTTCGGCGGCAAGGGCTGGGCTACCGGTGGCCGACGGACCTTCAACTACTGCGGCACCTTCCACCCGGGCGGCAACTCCTATCTGGCGCTGTACGGGTACACGACCAACCCGCTCACCGAGTACTACGTGGTGGAGAACTGGGGCACCTACCGGCCGAGCGGTACGCCGATGGGCACCGTCGTCAGCGAGGGCGGCACCTACGACATCTACCGGGTCCAGCTCGGCGTCGGCAGCACGCCGTACTACCGGTACTACAGTGTCCGTCAGCAGAAGCGCTCCAGCGGGACCATCGACACCGGCGACCACTTCGACGCGTGGGCCCGCGCCGGCATGCACCTCGGCACCACCATGGGCTACATGATCATGGCAACCGAGGGTTACCAGAGCAGCGGGTGGTCCCACGTCACGGTGGACAGTGTTCCGACTGGACGGTGTGCTCCGGCGCCTCAGGTGCCGCGGTGA
- a CDS encoding SMP-30/gluconolactonase/LRE family protein, whose translation MAAKFSTVADGFHFLEAPRWRDGRLWFVDFYGHQVLSMTEDGSDLRQEAQVPHQPSGLGWLPDGRLLVVSMRDRKVLRREPDGTLSVHADLSRYATGHANDMAVDDRGRAYVGNFGFDLMAGEPLRPTALHRVDPDGTVTQVADDLWFPNGSVLTDDGVLLVVETFGNRVTAFTVSDDGALTDRRVWAEFGPLPTDRQVEAALTQLRVAGDGACLDAAGGLWIADATGDRLVRVVEGGTITDELTPGSAVYACALGGADRRTLFACAAPDFHQEARAAARQARMLAARVTVPGR comes from the coding sequence ATGGCAGCGAAGTTCAGCACCGTAGCCGACGGGTTCCACTTCCTGGAGGCACCGCGGTGGCGCGACGGACGGCTCTGGTTCGTCGACTTCTACGGACACCAGGTCCTGTCGATGACCGAGGACGGCTCGGACCTGCGGCAGGAGGCGCAGGTGCCGCACCAGCCCTCCGGGCTCGGCTGGCTGCCCGACGGCCGGCTGCTGGTCGTCTCGATGCGCGACCGCAAGGTGCTGCGTCGGGAGCCGGACGGGACGCTGTCCGTGCACGCCGATCTGAGCCGGTACGCCACCGGGCACGCCAACGACATGGCGGTGGACGACCGTGGAAGGGCCTACGTGGGCAACTTCGGCTTCGACCTGATGGCCGGCGAGCCGCTGAGACCGACCGCACTGCACCGGGTGGATCCCGATGGCACCGTCACCCAGGTGGCGGACGACCTGTGGTTCCCCAATGGAAGCGTACTCACCGACGACGGCGTCCTGCTGGTGGTGGAGACGTTCGGCAACCGGGTCACCGCCTTCACCGTGAGCGACGACGGGGCACTCACCGACCGGCGGGTGTGGGCCGAGTTCGGGCCGCTGCCGACCGACCGCCAGGTCGAAGCGGCACTCACCCAACTGCGCGTCGCCGGCGACGGCGCCTGCCTGGACGCGGCTGGTGGGCTGTGGATCGCCGACGCCACCGGCGACCGGCTGGTCCGGGTGGTCGAGGGCGGGACGATCACCGACGAGCTCACCCCGGGCTCGGCCGTCTACGCCTGCGCCCTCGGCGGCGCCGACCGTCGGACGCTGTTCGCCTGCGCCGCACCCGACTTCCACCAGGAGGCCCGCGCGGCCGCCCGGCAGGCGCGCATGCTCGCTGCCCGGGTCACCGTCCCGGGCCGCTGA
- a CDS encoding SDR family oxidoreductase yields MSNLTFDFTGRTVLVTGAARGVGRAIGEHFHQAGAAVYLVDLDAATVTDAAKEIGATGLAADVADTGQVTEVVHRVVAETGRIDVLVNNAGILRDGMLWKLDDDDYESVMAVHAGGTFRMTRAAVPHFRRQGAGRVVNVTSYTGLHGNPGQSNYAMAKAGIIGFTKTAAKELARFGVTVNAISPNAQTRMISAIPPEKLAQLTATIPMGRFADATEMAAATAFLASDEASYITGVVLPVDGGLSL; encoded by the coding sequence ATGTCCAACCTCACGTTCGACTTCACCGGCCGGACGGTCCTGGTCACCGGGGCGGCACGCGGAGTAGGGCGGGCCATCGGCGAGCACTTCCACCAGGCTGGGGCGGCGGTCTACCTGGTCGACCTCGACGCGGCGACGGTGACCGACGCCGCCAAGGAGATCGGCGCGACCGGGCTGGCCGCCGACGTCGCCGATACCGGTCAGGTCACCGAGGTGGTGCACCGGGTCGTCGCGGAAACCGGACGGATCGACGTCCTGGTCAACAACGCCGGGATCCTCCGGGACGGGATGCTGTGGAAACTCGACGACGACGACTACGAGTCGGTGATGGCCGTGCACGCCGGCGGGACGTTCCGGATGACCCGGGCGGCGGTCCCCCACTTTCGGAGACAGGGGGCGGGACGGGTCGTCAACGTCACCTCCTACACCGGGCTGCACGGCAATCCCGGCCAGTCGAACTACGCCATGGCCAAGGCGGGGATCATCGGCTTCACGAAGACCGCAGCGAAGGAGCTCGCCCGGTTCGGGGTGACGGTCAACGCGATCTCACCGAACGCGCAGACCCGGATGATCTCCGCGATTCCCCCGGAGAAGCTGGCCCAGCTCACCGCGACGATCCCGATGGGCCGGTTCGCCGACGCCACCGAGATGGCCGCCGCGACCGCGTTCCTCGCCTCCGACGAGGCGTCCTACATCACCGGCGTCGTGTTGCCCGTCGACGGCGGACTGTCGCTCTAG
- a CDS encoding acetyl-CoA C-acetyltransferase: MPEAVIVAAARSPIGRARKGSLAGMRPDDLTAQLVRAALGQVPALDPVEIDDLLLGCGLPGGEQGDNMGRVVSVLLGLDDVPGTTVTRYCASSVQTTRMALHAIRAGEGDVFVSAGVETVSRHDRGTSDSWPDTHNPAFAPAEERTRTTAEAGAISWTDPREQGLLPDVYIAMGQTAENLARARGIGREEMDRFAVRSQNLAEQAIGSGFYAREITPVTLPDGSVVRADDGPRPGVTYEAVAELRPAFRPNGLVTAGNCCPLNDGAAALVVMSDRRARDLGITPLARIVATGVTGLSPEIMGLGPVGASQQALRRAGMTIDDVDLVEINEAFAAQVIPSARDLGIDPFGDKLNVHGGAIAIGHPYGMTGARITTTLLNGLRATDSAIGLETMCVGGGQGMAMILERLS, encoded by the coding sequence ATGCCCGAAGCCGTGATCGTCGCGGCGGCCCGCTCGCCGATCGGCCGTGCTCGCAAGGGCTCACTGGCCGGGATGCGCCCGGACGACCTGACCGCGCAGCTGGTGCGCGCCGCGCTCGGCCAGGTACCGGCGCTCGACCCCGTCGAGATCGACGACCTGCTGCTCGGGTGTGGGCTGCCCGGCGGCGAGCAGGGCGACAACATGGGCCGGGTGGTGTCGGTGCTGCTGGGGCTGGACGACGTCCCCGGTACTACCGTCACCCGGTACTGCGCCTCGTCGGTGCAAACCACCCGGATGGCGCTGCACGCGATCCGGGCAGGCGAGGGCGACGTGTTCGTCTCGGCCGGGGTGGAGACGGTGTCCCGCCACGACCGGGGCACCTCCGACTCGTGGCCGGACACGCACAACCCGGCCTTCGCTCCGGCCGAGGAGCGGACCCGGACCACCGCCGAAGCCGGTGCCATCTCGTGGACCGACCCGCGCGAGCAGGGTCTGCTCCCGGACGTCTACATCGCGATGGGGCAGACGGCCGAGAACCTGGCCCGGGCCAGGGGCATCGGCCGCGAGGAGATGGACCGGTTCGCCGTCCGCTCGCAGAACCTCGCCGAACAGGCGATCGGCAGCGGCTTCTACGCCCGGGAGATCACGCCCGTGACGCTGCCGGACGGTTCGGTGGTACGGGCCGACGACGGCCCCCGCCCCGGCGTCACCTACGAGGCCGTGGCCGAGCTACGGCCCGCGTTCCGGCCCAACGGTCTGGTGACGGCCGGCAACTGCTGCCCGTTGAACGACGGTGCCGCGGCACTGGTCGTCATGTCCGACCGCCGGGCCCGCGACCTGGGGATCACCCCGTTGGCCCGGATCGTCGCCACCGGCGTCACCGGCCTGTCCCCGGAGATCATGGGTCTCGGGCCGGTCGGCGCGTCGCAGCAGGCGCTGCGCCGGGCCGGCATGACGATCGACGACGTCGACCTGGTCGAGATCAACGAGGCGTTCGCGGCGCAGGTGATCCCGTCGGCCCGGGACCTGGGCATCGACCCGTTCGGCGACAAGTTGAACGTCCACGGCGGGGCCATCGCGATCGGGCATCCGTACGGCATGACGGGGGCCCGAATCACCACGACGCTGCTCAACGGGCTGCGCGCCACGGACTCCGCCATCGGGCTGGAGACGATGTGCGTCGGCGGTGGCCAAGGCATGGCGATGATCCTGGAGAGGCTGTCCTGA
- a CDS encoding ABC transporter permease: MRLFDGYNALQGFAQLGLLALAIGITMIVGEFDLSVVGTYALGGMVAVGAGVASPALGALAAVAVGAAVGAVQGGLIAWLRVPSMPVTLATYIALLGLTHVLSGGLSRTYPNSAATLWVDQTIAGVFSPRSLLTLAAFVVAAVVLGCTRLGRELRAIGGDRRASRVAGVRVDRRIVATFTVSGMLAALGGALLGYSFASANPDPGLQPLILAAVAALLGGVSLAGGRGTPLGLLAGALSIAVLAQIVATTALPDFSTQLLYATLLAVIVAVESPGLHRAVARARARRADATTNHPVRPEELSCPKP, encoded by the coding sequence TTGCGGCTGTTCGACGGGTACAACGCCCTGCAGGGCTTCGCGCAGCTGGGCCTGCTGGCGCTGGCGATCGGGATCACCATGATCGTCGGCGAGTTCGACCTGTCGGTGGTCGGGACGTACGCCCTCGGCGGGATGGTCGCCGTCGGCGCGGGAGTCGCCTCCCCCGCCCTCGGTGCGCTGGCCGCCGTGGCGGTCGGCGCGGCCGTCGGCGCGGTGCAGGGCGGGCTCATCGCCTGGTTACGCGTACCGTCCATGCCGGTCACCCTGGCCACCTACATCGCGCTGCTCGGGCTCACCCACGTACTGTCCGGCGGGCTGAGCCGGACGTACCCCAACAGCGCGGCGACGCTGTGGGTCGACCAGACCATCGCCGGGGTCTTCTCGCCGCGCAGCCTGCTGACGCTGGCCGCGTTCGTGGTCGCCGCCGTCGTGCTCGGCTGCACCCGGCTCGGCCGTGAGCTACGGGCGATCGGCGGTGACCGGCGGGCCAGCCGGGTCGCCGGGGTCCGCGTCGACCGGCGGATCGTCGCGACCTTCACCGTCTCCGGCATGCTCGCGGCGCTCGGCGGTGCCCTGCTCGGCTACAGCTTCGCCTCGGCGAACCCGGACCCGGGGCTGCAGCCGCTGATCCTGGCCGCGGTCGCCGCGCTGCTCGGCGGGGTGTCCCTGGCCGGCGGACGCGGGACCCCGCTCGGGCTGCTGGCCGGTGCGCTGTCGATCGCGGTGCTGGCCCAGATCGTGGCGACCACGGCGCTGCCGGACTTCTCCACCCAGCTGCTCTACGCGACGCTGCTCGCCGTCATCGTCGCCGTCGAAAGCCCCGGCCTGCACCGGGCGGTGGCCCGGGCCCGGGCCCGCCGGGCGGACGCGACCACCAACCACCCCGTTCGACCCGAGGAGCTCTCATGCCCGAAGCCGTGA
- a CDS encoding ABC transporter permease yields the protein MTDADTATATATTDTGGSGTAGGRTGAATRPTRPGPLTGLLAVAVPLLVVVAVTTDRFLTVDNARAIVASAAFVGITAIGATLVMIAGSAVSLATSQTATVVAMVFLATQRLGLATAVLIAIACGVALSAAQGAAVGFGQANPIVLTIAAGFAIGGAATWFSGGTPVYPANRAFELLNATPLGLPLAVYVLLVVTVLAQWTLRRTTAGRQMYLIGENRAAAHAAGLPVGRVIVIAWAFFGACTGLTGMFLASFNTSATVNLGGTLTLDAIAAVLVGGTAIAGGRGSALHTLGGAVLISVISDVLLLRGYSTGVQTLVKGALVLAVVVIVHLRSTRGAR from the coding sequence ATGACGGATGCCGACACCGCCACCGCCACCGCTACCACCGACACCGGCGGCAGCGGCACCGCCGGCGGCCGGACCGGTGCCGCGACGCGTCCGACGCGACCGGGGCCACTGACCGGGCTGCTCGCCGTCGCGGTGCCGTTGCTCGTCGTCGTCGCCGTGACGACCGACCGGTTCCTGACGGTCGACAACGCCCGGGCCATTGTCGCCTCGGCTGCTTTCGTCGGCATCACGGCCATCGGGGCGACGCTGGTGATGATCGCCGGATCGGCGGTTTCGCTGGCCACCTCGCAGACCGCGACCGTGGTGGCGATGGTCTTCCTGGCCACTCAACGACTCGGGCTGGCCACCGCGGTGCTGATCGCGATCGCCTGCGGCGTGGCGCTGAGCGCCGCCCAGGGCGCCGCCGTCGGCTTCGGGCAGGCCAACCCGATCGTGCTGACCATCGCCGCCGGGTTCGCCATCGGCGGCGCGGCGACCTGGTTCAGCGGCGGCACTCCGGTGTATCCCGCGAACCGCGCGTTCGAACTACTCAACGCCACCCCGCTGGGCCTGCCGCTCGCCGTGTACGTGCTGCTGGTGGTGACGGTGCTCGCCCAGTGGACGCTGCGCCGCACCACAGCCGGCCGGCAGATGTACCTGATCGGGGAGAACCGGGCCGCCGCCCACGCGGCCGGCCTACCGGTCGGCCGGGTGATCGTGATCGCCTGGGCCTTCTTCGGTGCCTGCACCGGCCTGACCGGGATGTTCCTGGCGTCGTTCAACACCTCGGCCACGGTGAACCTCGGCGGCACCCTCACGCTGGACGCCATCGCGGCCGTGCTCGTCGGCGGCACCGCGATCGCCGGCGGCCGCGGCTCGGCGTTGCACACCCTCGGCGGCGCGGTGCTGATCTCCGTCATCTCCGACGTGCTGCTGCTACGTGGCTACTCCACCGGCGTACAGACCCTCGTGAAGGGAGCCCTCGTGCTCGCCGTCGTCGTCATCGTGCATCTGCGCAGCACCCGGGGGGCACGATGA
- a CDS encoding sugar ABC transporter ATP-binding protein has translation MSGSSTDRALGGSRLRVEGLARSFNGVPAVRDVSFVLGPGEILGLCGHNGAGKSTVVKMISGQLAPDNGRIVVDDTPVELRSRQAAQRLGVALVDQELSVVPALTVLENVQLGDIGTPFVNRRRSAVNRCRRILDDMGLAHIEPDQLLSSLSIGERQLIEIARALSQNARLVILDEPTATLSDAESAPVFAAIRRVAASGCAVVFVSHRLSEVLQLCDTVTVLRGGDTVATTPAAELTVDELIVQMLGEAPRRLATTRAPDDDPGHALRIDRLRVPGRVVDFTLTARAGRVYALAGQLGSGASDVLRAVAGLHPAATGVVELHGRPVPIRDPVGSARHGVAFASNDRKSEGLFLDKSITWNLVATRLPSLGRGGVLRPGRERRAARSLAQRSGLPPDRLAERAVAFSGGNQQKVFVGRCLARDDGYALLLDEPTRGVDIGGRAAIHRLLRQAAESGLVVIFASTEIEELLELGDVIVTMRDGRIVNRYDGDVDGTVLVRDMTHGAEDET, from the coding sequence ATGAGCGGGTCGTCCACCGACCGGGCCCTCGGCGGCAGCCGGCTGCGTGTCGAGGGCCTGGCCCGGTCCTTCAACGGCGTACCCGCGGTCCGGGACGTCTCCTTCGTCCTCGGGCCCGGCGAGATCCTCGGCCTGTGCGGCCACAACGGTGCCGGCAAGAGCACCGTGGTGAAGATGATCTCCGGACAGCTGGCGCCGGACAACGGTCGGATCGTCGTCGACGACACACCGGTCGAGCTGCGCAGCAGGCAGGCCGCGCAACGGCTGGGTGTGGCCCTGGTCGACCAGGAGCTGAGCGTCGTTCCCGCGTTGACCGTGCTGGAGAACGTCCAGCTGGGCGACATCGGCACGCCGTTCGTCAACCGGCGGCGGTCGGCGGTGAACCGCTGCCGGCGGATCCTCGACGACATGGGCCTGGCGCACATCGAGCCGGACCAGTTGCTCTCCTCGCTGAGCATCGGCGAACGGCAGCTGATCGAGATCGCCCGGGCGCTGAGCCAGAACGCCCGGCTGGTGATCCTCGACGAGCCGACGGCCACCCTGAGCGACGCGGAGAGCGCGCCGGTGTTCGCGGCGATCCGGCGCGTCGCGGCCTCGGGCTGCGCGGTGGTCTTCGTCTCCCACCGGTTGTCGGAGGTGCTCCAACTCTGCGACACGGTCACCGTCCTGCGCGGTGGCGACACCGTCGCCACCACCCCGGCGGCGGAGCTGACCGTCGACGAGTTGATCGTACAGATGCTCGGCGAGGCACCGCGCCGGCTCGCCACCACCCGGGCGCCCGACGACGATCCCGGGCACGCGCTGCGGATCGACCGGCTGAGGGTGCCGGGCCGGGTGGTGGACTTCACGCTCACCGCCCGGGCGGGGCGGGTCTACGCCCTGGCCGGCCAGCTCGGCAGCGGCGCCTCGGACGTACTGCGCGCCGTCGCCGGGCTGCACCCGGCGGCGACCGGGGTGGTCGAGCTGCACGGCCGGCCCGTCCCCATCCGGGATCCGGTCGGATCGGCCCGCCACGGTGTCGCGTTCGCGTCCAACGACCGCAAGTCGGAGGGCCTGTTCCTGGACAAGTCGATCACCTGGAACCTCGTCGCGACCCGCCTGCCGAGCCTGGGGCGCGGCGGCGTCCTGCGGCCGGGACGGGAGCGCCGCGCCGCTCGTTCCCTGGCGCAACGTTCGGGTCTGCCACCGGACCGGCTGGCGGAGCGGGCGGTCGCGTTCAGCGGGGGAAACCAGCAAAAGGTCTTCGTCGGCCGGTGCCTGGCCCGCGACGACGGGTACGCGCTGCTGCTCGACGAACCCACCCGGGGAGTGGACATCGGCGGCCGCGCGGCGATCCACCGGCTGCTGCGCCAGGCCGCCGAGTCCGGCCTCGTGGTGATCTTCGCGTCGACCGAGATCGAAGAGCTGCTCGAACTGGGCGACGTGATCGTGACGATGCGCGACGGTCGGATCGTGAACCGCTACGACGGCGACGTCGACGGGACAGTGCTGGTCCGGGACATGACCCATGGGGCGGAGGACGAGACATGA
- a CDS encoding sugar ABC transporter substrate-binding protein: MFRTRTPRTRTSRANTLRTRTLRTGLAASALGSALLVAACGGEAGTSSGTDGSAPLAGKTVALLGYGDSNPWGAYFNDVFADELASTGVEITDMTTMDPGTQVQKFNQAVAQQPDLIVVSILDTQAMVVPIQKAKSAGVPVLAFDGPPDPAVADDVLSVLSDNEKLGEYAAENIIEGLQAQGRDSGKIIVLTGTKSMLVTQHRMRGFNRVLANAPQYEVIDEQDANWDPQLSGTIAQQLLAKYGRDGVQAAYGMADYMALPIIQAAKQAGIPVGGEDGLIVTGSNCFRAGIESIRAGELYGTATEDPGTIAVQTADYVVRYLTGQNPPQSEIVQEERITAENVDEFAEQCSHV; the protein is encoded by the coding sequence ATGTTCCGCACCAGAACCCCGCGTACCAGAACATCCCGCGCGAACACCCTGCGTACCAGAACACTGCGCACCGGCCTCGCCGCCAGCGCTCTCGGCTCGGCTCTGCTGGTCGCCGCCTGCGGCGGCGAAGCCGGTACGTCGTCCGGCACCGACGGGTCGGCACCGCTCGCCGGCAAGACGGTCGCGCTGCTCGGCTACGGCGACAGCAACCCCTGGGGCGCCTACTTCAACGACGTCTTCGCCGACGAGCTGGCGTCCACCGGCGTCGAGATCACCGACATGACGACGATGGACCCGGGCACCCAGGTCCAGAAGTTCAACCAGGCCGTCGCCCAGCAACCGGACCTCATCGTGGTGTCGATTCTCGACACCCAGGCGATGGTGGTGCCGATCCAGAAGGCCAAGTCCGCCGGTGTGCCGGTGCTCGCCTTCGACGGACCACCCGATCCTGCGGTGGCCGACGACGTGCTGTCGGTGCTGTCGGACAACGAGAAACTCGGCGAGTACGCCGCGGAGAACATCATCGAGGGGCTCCAGGCCCAGGGACGCGACTCCGGCAAGATCATCGTGCTGACCGGCACCAAGTCCATGCTCGTCACCCAGCACCGGATGCGCGGCTTCAACCGGGTCCTGGCCAACGCCCCGCAGTACGAGGTCATCGACGAGCAGGACGCCAACTGGGACCCCCAGCTCTCCGGCACGATCGCCCAGCAACTGCTGGCCAAGTACGGCCGTGACGGCGTACAGGCCGCCTACGGCATGGCGGACTACATGGCCCTGCCGATCATCCAGGCCGCCAAGCAGGCCGGCATCCCGGTCGGCGGCGAGGACGGGCTGATCGTCACCGGCAGCAACTGCTTCCGGGCCGGCATCGAGTCCATCCGGGCCGGCGAGCTCTACGGTACGGCCACCGAGGATCCGGGCACCATCGCCGTGCAGACCGCCGACTACGTGGTGCGGTACCTGACCGGCCAGAACCCGCCGCAGAGCGAGATCGTCCAGGAGGAACGCATCACCGCCGAGAACGTGGACGAGTTCGCCGAGCAGTGCAGTCACGTATGA
- a CDS encoding TetR/AcrR family transcriptional regulator, whose translation MAKRQARFTAQDLADDPRLQDDSPQLWSGGLGEVPRRLLTSAVRCFASNGFHATTTRDISEGVGLSPAALYVHFPSKELVLFEIIRTGHERVLAYIQEPGVLAVEPSAERLRAIVARYTAWHARYHVAARVSQYELAGLTAEHYAEVLELRHQTNEFFRDAVARGVTDGSFAQVDVKRVTRAMLSLSIDLVRWYRLEGSDSPEQLGDFYADLALKLVAPGGPNPPRTQTVPALDGADGGRG comes from the coding sequence ATGGCGAAACGGCAGGCCCGGTTCACCGCCCAGGACCTGGCGGATGATCCCCGGTTGCAGGACGACTCCCCGCAGCTGTGGAGCGGCGGGCTCGGCGAGGTGCCCCGTCGACTGTTGACGTCGGCGGTGCGCTGCTTCGCGTCGAACGGGTTTCACGCGACCACCACGCGGGACATCAGCGAGGGCGTCGGGCTCAGCCCGGCCGCCCTCTACGTTCATTTCCCGTCGAAGGAGCTGGTCCTGTTCGAGATCATCCGGACCGGGCACGAGCGGGTGCTCGCGTACATCCAGGAACCGGGTGTGCTCGCCGTGGAACCCTCCGCCGAGCGGCTGCGCGCGATCGTCGCGCGCTACACCGCGTGGCACGCCCGCTACCATGTGGCAGCCCGGGTCAGCCAGTACGAGCTCGCCGGGCTCACCGCCGAGCACTACGCCGAGGTGCTCGAACTGCGGCACCAGACCAACGAGTTCTTCCGCGACGCCGTCGCCCGCGGCGTCACCGACGGATCGTTCGCTCAGGTCGACGTCAAACGGGTCACCCGCGCGATGCTGTCGCTGAGCATCGACCTGGTCCGGTGGTACCGGCTCGAAGGCTCCGACTCACCCGAGCAGCTCGGCGACTTCTACGCCGACCTCGCGCTGAAACTGGTCGCCCCCGGCGGCCCGAATCCACCCCGTACGCAGACCGTCCCGGCCCTCGATGGTGCCGACGGCGGTCGCGGATAG
- a CDS encoding long-chain fatty acid--CoA ligase translates to MRALMQDRPLDISSLSRRVEQLFAHKRVVTGTVDGEVTATWRDVVDRSRRLAAALDEIQVPRHARVGTFGWNSQRHVELYLAVPGSGRVLHTLNHRLFADELAYIVTDAADDVLFVDRSLIPVVWPLMDRLRTVRHVVVMDDGGPAPLPDDPRILDYETLIDRRVDGVPTAAVDESDAASLCYTSGTTGRPKGVLYSHRSIVLHALLLLGVDNFAISERDVVLPIVPMFHVNAWGLPYAAMLAGSDLVLPGPAMSPQALAGQLARHRVTFAAGVPAIWRALLPLVDRAELAALRMVVSGGSPVPDTLARSWYERTGVPITSSWGMTETSPLVACSRIATVHDGLDPDAEVALLGTPGPPVPLTELRLVDEAGERVGHDATTPGELQVAGPTVASGYFGAGAGTDAFTDDGWLRTGDVATIDRYGYVRIVDRTKDLVKSGGEWISSVLLENEIMAYPGVVEAAVIGVPDDRWGERPLACVVTTGGARVDVADLRSHLAGRVASWWIPDQVWQLPAIPKTATGKFAKSVLRDQFARRGQSD, encoded by the coding sequence ATGCGCGCTCTGATGCAGGACCGACCGCTGGACATCTCGTCGCTGTCGCGCCGGGTCGAGCAGTTGTTCGCCCACAAGCGGGTCGTCACCGGCACCGTCGACGGCGAGGTCACGGCCACCTGGCGCGACGTGGTCGACCGGTCCCGGCGGCTGGCGGCCGCCCTGGACGAGATCCAGGTGCCCCGCCACGCCCGGGTCGGGACCTTCGGCTGGAACTCGCAACGGCACGTCGAGCTGTACCTGGCCGTACCGGGCAGTGGCCGGGTCCTGCACACCCTGAACCACCGCCTGTTCGCCGACGAGCTGGCGTACATCGTCACCGACGCCGCCGACGACGTCCTGTTCGTGGACCGGTCCCTGATCCCGGTGGTCTGGCCGCTGATGGACCGGCTCCGGACCGTGCGCCACGTCGTGGTGATGGACGACGGCGGCCCGGCGCCGCTGCCCGACGATCCCCGGATCCTGGACTACGAGACGTTGATCGACCGGCGCGTGGACGGCGTGCCGACGGCCGCCGTCGACGAAAGTGACGCGGCGAGCCTGTGCTACACCTCGGGTACCACCGGGCGTCCCAAAGGGGTGCTGTACAGCCACCGGTCGATCGTCCTGCACGCGCTGCTGCTGCTCGGCGTGGACAACTTCGCCATCAGCGAGCGGGACGTCGTGCTGCCCATCGTGCCGATGTTCCACGTCAACGCCTGGGGACTGCCGTACGCCGCGATGCTCGCCGGCTCCGACCTGGTGCTGCCCGGCCCGGCGATGAGCCCGCAGGCCCTCGCCGGCCAGCTGGCCCGGCACCGGGTGACCTTCGCCGCGGGCGTACCGGCGATCTGGCGTGCGCTGCTGCCGCTGGTCGACCGGGCGGAGCTCGCCGCCCTGCGGATGGTGGTGTCCGGCGGAAGCCCGGTCCCGGACACCCTCGCCCGGTCCTGGTACGAGCGCACCGGCGTGCCGATCACCAGTTCCTGGGGGATGACCGAGACCAGCCCGCTGGTCGCCTGCTCGCGGATCGCGACCGTGCACGACGGGCTCGACCCCGACGCGGAGGTGGCGCTGCTCGGTACGCCGGGACCGCCGGTGCCGTTGACCGAACTGCGGCTGGTCGACGAGGCGGGTGAGCGGGTCGGGCACGACGCGACGACCCCCGGCGAGCTGCAGGTGGCCGGGCCCACCGTCGCGTCCGGGTATTTCGGTGCCGGGGCGGGCACCGACGCGTTCACCGACGACGGCTGGTTGCGTACCGGCGACGTCGCGACGATCGACCGGTACGGCTACGTCCGGATCGTCGACCGGACCAAGGACCTGGTGAAGTCCGGCGGCGAGTGGATCTCGTCGGTGCTGCTGGAGAACGAGATCATGGCGTACCCCGGGGTGGTCGAGGCGGCGGTGATCGGTGTACCGGACGACCGGTGGGGCGAACGCCCGCTGGCCTGCGTGGTGACCACCGGTGGGGCCCGTGTCGACGTGGCCGATCTGCGGTCGCATCTGGCCGGACGGGTCGCCTCCTGGTGGATTCCCGATCAGGTTTGGCAGTTGCCGGCCATTCCCAAGACGGCGACGGGGAAGTTCGCCAAGTCGGTCCTGCGTGACCAGTTCGCCCGACGCGGGCAATCAGATTGA